Proteins encoded within one genomic window of Lysinibacillus sphaericus:
- the dusB gene encoding tRNA dihydrouridine synthase DusB, whose protein sequence is MSQTTEKPFQIGDIVMDNRVVLAPMAGICNSAFRLTVKEFGAGLVYAEMISDKGIVSKNEKTLGMLYIDERENPLSLQIFGGDKTTLVEAAKYVDENTTADIIDINMGCPVNKIIKCEAGARLLLDPNKVYEMVAAVVDAVKKPVSVKMRIGWDDEHVFAVENAQAVERAGASAVAVHGRTRVQMYEGKANWDIIRQVKENVNIPVLGNGDVESPQDAKRMLDTTGVDAVMIGRAALGNPWMIYRTVQYLETGELKDEPGVREKMDVCLLHFERLMQLKGESVAVREMRKHASWYLKGIRGNGKARSAINQTETATELRAILNGIVQDYEQCESEIYVPEQKEIII, encoded by the coding sequence TTGAGTCAGACAACTGAAAAGCCGTTTCAAATTGGCGATATTGTCATGGACAACCGTGTCGTATTAGCACCAATGGCTGGTATCTGTAACTCTGCTTTTCGATTAACGGTGAAAGAATTCGGAGCAGGGCTAGTATATGCAGAAATGATTAGTGATAAAGGGATTGTTAGTAAAAATGAAAAAACGTTAGGTATGCTATATATTGACGAACGTGAAAATCCCCTTTCACTACAAATTTTTGGTGGAGATAAAACGACACTTGTAGAAGCGGCGAAGTATGTAGACGAAAATACAACTGCTGACATTATTGATATTAATATGGGCTGTCCAGTCAATAAAATAATTAAGTGTGAAGCAGGTGCACGTTTACTGCTAGATCCAAACAAAGTTTACGAAATGGTAGCTGCAGTTGTTGATGCGGTGAAAAAGCCAGTCAGTGTAAAAATGCGTATTGGGTGGGACGATGAACATGTCTTTGCTGTGGAAAATGCGCAGGCTGTTGAACGTGCCGGCGCTTCAGCAGTAGCGGTTCATGGCCGTACACGTGTGCAAATGTACGAAGGAAAAGCAAATTGGGATATTATTCGTCAAGTAAAGGAAAATGTCAATATTCCTGTACTTGGTAATGGTGATGTTGAATCGCCCCAAGATGCAAAACGTATGCTAGATACAACAGGGGTGGATGCTGTAATGATCGGACGAGCAGCATTAGGTAATCCGTGGATGATTTATCGTACAGTTCAGTATTTGGAAACAGGAGAGTTAAAAGACGAGCCTGGCGTTCGCGAAAAAATGGATGTATGTTTATTGCACTTTGAACGCCTAATGCAATTAAAAGGAGAGAGTGTGGCTGTGCGCGAAATGCGTAAGCACGCATCGTGGTATTTAAAAGGTATTCGTGGTAACGGTAAAGCCCGCAGTGCTATTAATCAAACTGAAACAGCAACAGAGCTACGTGCTATATTAAATGGAATTGTGCAAGACTATGAGCAATGTGAGTCTGAAATTTATGTACCAGAGCAAAAAGAAATTATCATATAA
- a CDS encoding site-specific integrase — translation MASIQKYELKDGKERWMYVIENGTNPTTGKRERIVKRGFLKEKDAVKAARAMEYEIDKWNLDFKNKATFRDLGDEWFERYTKSGVKNSTIRSKDYHLEKLYEGFGHVKVQNITQDVYQKFLFNLHEQLSYNTLTNVHGTAKQVFKYAREKKILLDDPTEFTIVPKRIKTVEEIENEAITDTYFEKHELKAFLDVCYQSGKIGDYVYFNTLAWTGMRPGEALALKWSDIDFEEGTINITKTLYNPKNKFDQFELTPPKTEGSIRKIDIEEELIALLIGHQLNQKKIKTIYEKNYKDFDFVFSRLYGEYMGYPWYLRIVNRHMKLILNKMPNFNKQLTPHSFRHTHTSLLAEIDVPLELIMDRLGHEDEDTTKKIYLHVTQDRKKEASEKFGKLMRELQKT, via the coding sequence ATGGCTTCTATTCAAAAATATGAATTAAAAGACGGTAAGGAACGGTGGATGTATGTAATTGAAAACGGTACTAATCCCACTACTGGTAAGAGAGAAAGAATTGTTAAAAGAGGTTTTTTAAAAGAAAAGGATGCTGTTAAGGCTGCTCGTGCTATGGAATATGAAATAGATAAATGGAATTTAGATTTTAAAAACAAAGCAACCTTTCGTGACTTAGGAGATGAGTGGTTTGAACGGTATACAAAAAGTGGTGTAAAAAATAGCACCATACGTTCAAAAGATTATCATTTAGAAAAGTTATATGAAGGTTTTGGGCATGTTAAGGTTCAAAATATAACACAAGATGTTTATCAAAAGTTTCTATTTAATCTCCACGAGCAATTATCTTATAACACTTTGACAAATGTTCATGGTACAGCTAAACAGGTATTTAAATATGCTCGTGAAAAGAAAATACTATTAGATGATCCAACTGAATTCACGATTGTTCCTAAGCGTATAAAAACGGTTGAAGAGATTGAAAACGAGGCTATCACCGATACATACTTTGAAAAACATGAATTAAAGGCGTTTTTAGATGTTTGTTATCAGAGTGGTAAAATAGGTGACTATGTTTATTTCAACACATTAGCATGGACAGGGATGCGTCCAGGAGAGGCATTAGCATTAAAGTGGTCTGATATAGATTTTGAAGAAGGAACCATCAACATAACAAAGACTCTTTATAATCCAAAGAATAAATTTGATCAATTTGAACTTACTCCTCCTAAAACAGAGGGTTCAATTCGGAAAATAGATATTGAAGAGGAACTCATAGCTTTATTAATAGGGCATCAACTAAATCAAAAAAAGATAAAAACTATTTATGAGAAGAATTATAAAGATTTTGATTTTGTTTTCTCACGTTTGTATGGAGAATACATGGGGTATCCTTGGTATTTACGAATTGTGAATAGACACATGAAATTAATTTTGAATAAAATGCCAAATTTCAATAAACAACTAACACCTCATTCATTCCGACACACTCACACTTCTCTTTTAGCAGAGATTGATGTACCGTTAGAATTAATCATGGATCGATTAGGTCACGAGGATGAAGATACAACTAAAAAAATATATCTTCATGTTACTCAAGACAGGAAAAAAGAAGCGTCAGAAAAATTCGGTAAATTGATGAGAGAACTTCAAAAAACATGA
- a CDS encoding helix-turn-helix domain-containing protein codes for MNTLGDRLRIARQKSGLKQTQVKERTNINNKTLSGYENNVSEPDMNTLATLTELYEVSYKWLLTGEGEMNIPRQIEKKVSNLTDKDERDIGKRMEKIKKDLLEGNSDDNSDALSFMGEPMSEEAIESLLEALEHAERLATLANKKFIPKKYRKD; via the coding sequence ATGAATACATTAGGTGATCGTCTAAGAATAGCTCGTCAAAAGAGTGGTTTAAAGCAAACTCAAGTTAAAGAAAGAACTAATATTAATAATAAAACACTTAGTGGTTATGAAAATAACGTTAGCGAGCCAGATATGAATACATTAGCTACCCTTACGGAATTATATGAAGTTTCTTATAAATGGCTGTTAACTGGTGAGGGTGAAATGAATATCCCAAGACAAATTGAGAAAAAAGTATCGAATTTAACAGATAAAGATGAACGCGATATAGGCAAACGAATGGAGAAAATAAAAAAAGACTTATTGGAAGGTAATAGTGATGATAACAGTGATGCATTAAGTTTTATGGGTGAACCTATGAGTGAAGAAGCAATAGAATCTCTATTGGAAGCCTTAGAACATGCTGAAAGGTTAGCCACACTTGCTAATAAAAAGTTTATCCCTAAAAAATATAGAAAAGATTAA
- a CDS encoding DnaD domain protein translates to MGIIRVAKNSNYVVMNRTALNDNRLSWKAKGIMAYMLSMPDDWVFYMDELMTHSTDGKASFRAGFNELKTCGYIERKPIREGQRIKEWETIVHEVPINSLLTDFQEVEKQEVENQEVGFQEVENRTLLSTDNNQVLNKPNTDNNQVLKEREESQSVNPFLEIKNCFDSIIRISNFTDHRKMDKLLELYPDHLLIIEAIKLTADLGKSSVEYIEGILRNWSLEKGVNSYADWQVKIDEKNGRQNGSSHGGAKGQKPIVFGDYSS, encoded by the coding sequence ATGGGCATCATCCGAGTGGCTAAGAACAGCAACTATGTAGTGATGAATCGAACAGCATTGAACGACAACCGGCTATCTTGGAAAGCTAAAGGCATAATGGCATACATGCTTTCAATGCCGGATGATTGGGTGTTTTATATGGACGAGCTAATGACTCATTCAACTGATGGCAAGGCATCTTTCAGAGCAGGTTTCAATGAATTAAAGACATGTGGCTACATTGAACGAAAACCTATTCGTGAAGGGCAAAGAATTAAAGAATGGGAAACGATTGTTCATGAAGTGCCTATAAATTCTCTACTTACCGATTTTCAAGAAGTAGAAAAGCAAGAAGTTGAAAACCAAGAAGTAGGTTTTCAAGAAGTAGAAAATCGAACACTACTAAGTACTGATAATAACCAAGTATTGAATAAACCAAATACTGATAATAACCAAGTACTGAAAGAGAGAGAAGAGAGTCAGTCGGTCAATCCGTTCCTAGAGATAAAAAATTGTTTTGATTCAATAATCCGAATCAGTAACTTTACGGATCACCGAAAAATGGACAAACTTCTTGAATTGTATCCTGACCACTTACTGATTATCGAAGCTATTAAACTTACTGCTGATTTAGGTAAATCAAGTGTTGAGTACATCGAAGGGATACTACGTAATTGGTCATTAGAAAAAGGAGTTAATTCATACGCAGATTGGCAGGTGAAGATTGATGAAAAGAATGGGCGACAGAATGGCAGCAGTCATGGAGGAGCTAAAGGCCAGAAGCCAATTGTGTTCGGAGACTACAGTAGTTGA
- the folP gene encoding dihydropteroate synthase, with protein MLENYTTPLTINGITLDYNSETFIMGILNVTPDSFSDGGKYNNVDAAVEQAKKMVAEGAKIIDVGGESTRPGYERISDDDEIARIVPVIRALVAEVPAIISVDTYKASVARAAIEAGAHIINDIWGAKSEPAIAEVAAELNVPIILMHNRENKDYGSNFWATAKADLEQSIAIAKKAGVPDSHIILDPGIGFAKTTAQNIAMMQHLADLVNMGYPVLLATSRKSMIGNVLQLPVEERIEGTCATVVYGIEKGCHLIRVHDVKEMARAAHMADVLVGKRIYKEEA; from the coding sequence ATGCTAGAAAACTATACAACACCGTTAACAATTAATGGGATTACTTTAGATTATAACAGTGAAACATTTATTATGGGTATTTTAAATGTCACGCCAGACTCTTTTTCAGATGGTGGAAAATATAATAACGTGGATGCCGCTGTAGAGCAGGCTAAAAAGATGGTAGCTGAAGGTGCGAAAATTATTGATGTTGGCGGTGAATCGACACGCCCTGGTTATGAGCGTATTTCTGATGATGATGAAATTGCGCGTATTGTACCGGTTATCCGGGCACTAGTAGCGGAAGTGCCAGCTATTATTTCAGTTGATACGTATAAAGCGAGCGTAGCACGGGCGGCGATTGAAGCGGGTGCTCATATTATTAATGATATTTGGGGTGCCAAATCAGAACCTGCCATTGCAGAAGTTGCTGCGGAACTAAATGTACCAATTATTTTAATGCATAATCGCGAAAACAAAGATTATGGAAGTAATTTTTGGGCAACAGCCAAAGCGGATTTAGAACAAAGTATTGCTATTGCGAAGAAGGCGGGTGTGCCTGATTCTCATATCATATTGGATCCAGGCATCGGTTTTGCTAAAACAACGGCTCAAAATATTGCAATGATGCAGCATCTAGCGGATTTAGTGAATATGGGATACCCTGTGTTATTAGCAACCTCGCGCAAGTCAATGATAGGCAATGTATTGCAGCTTCCTGTAGAAGAACGGATTGAAGGAACATGCGCAACTGTTGTTTATGGCATTGAAAAAGGTTGTCATCTAATCCGTGTGCATGATGTGAAAGAAATGGCTCGTGCTGCACATATGGCTGATGTGTTAGTTGGTAAACGTATTTACAAGGAGGAAGCGTAA
- a CDS encoding recombinase RecT — MATTNELKAKAQGQVQQSVTPEQSLNNLLKRMGPQIQRALPKHMDADRIARIALTAVRATPKLLECDQMSFVAALMQSAQLGVEPNTGLGQAYLIPYGKQVQFQLGYKGLIDLAVRSGQYKAIYAHEVYKEDEFSFAYGLHKDLVHVPSQNPEGEPIGYYAVYHLKNGGYDFVYWTRERIDKHAHEFSQAVKKGWTSPWKTNYDAMAKKTVLKEVLKYAPKSIELQKVVEADETIKNEVSEDMSDVIDVTDFSVVEDETKQEQGELIVEQ, encoded by the coding sequence GTGGCTACTACAAATGAATTGAAAGCGAAAGCACAAGGTCAAGTACAACAAAGTGTTACGCCAGAACAATCGCTAAATAATTTATTAAAACGTATGGGTCCTCAAATTCAACGAGCATTACCTAAACACATGGATGCTGATCGTATTGCTCGAATCGCATTAACAGCAGTTCGTGCAACACCAAAGCTACTAGAATGTGACCAAATGAGTTTCGTAGCAGCACTTATGCAATCAGCCCAACTAGGAGTGGAGCCAAATACAGGATTGGGACAAGCATACTTAATCCCTTACGGTAAACAGGTTCAGTTCCAGTTAGGATATAAAGGTTTAATCGATCTTGCTGTACGTAGTGGTCAGTACAAGGCTATCTATGCTCATGAAGTGTATAAGGAAGATGAGTTTTCGTTTGCATACGGCTTACACAAAGATTTAGTACATGTTCCATCACAAAATCCAGAAGGCGAACCAATCGGATACTACGCTGTGTACCACTTAAAAAACGGTGGTTACGACTTTGTTTACTGGACAAGAGAACGTATCGATAAACATGCCCATGAATTCTCTCAAGCAGTTAAAAAAGGTTGGACAAGCCCTTGGAAAACCAACTATGACGCAATGGCTAAGAAAACCGTTTTGAAAGAAGTACTGAAATATGCTCCTAAGTCAATCGAGCTTCAAAAGGTTGTTGAGGCTGATGAAACGATTAAAAACGAGGTTTCAGAGGATATGAGCGATGTTATTGATGTGACGGACTTCTCGGTTGTTGAGGATGAAACAAAACAAGAACAAGGTGAGCTAATCGTTGAGCAATAA
- a CDS encoding ImmA/IrrE family metallo-endopeptidase has translation MWIKKIVQDLINTYQTNDIAVITQQMNVQIIEYDLDDEIHGFYRYVRRNKYIFINSNLAEQKKEFVCVHELGHVVLHPNVNTPFMRSNTYFSIDKIEHQANLFAVELLIPDELARKYISEQMTIYEIAALHHIPVKLVELKFKGLF, from the coding sequence ATGTGGATAAAGAAAATCGTCCAAGACTTGATCAATACATATCAGACAAATGATATTGCTGTAATTACTCAACAAATGAATGTTCAAATAATAGAGTATGATTTAGATGACGAAATACACGGATTCTATCGTTATGTTAGAAGAAATAAATATATTTTCATAAATTCAAACCTTGCTGAACAAAAGAAGGAATTTGTCTGCGTTCACGAACTTGGGCATGTAGTATTACATCCTAATGTCAACACACCTTTTATGCGAAGTAACACTTATTTTTCGATAGATAAGATAGAACATCAAGCAAATCTATTTGCTGTTGAATTATTAATTCCTGATGAGCTTGCAAGAAAATATATCTCTGAGCAAATGACGATATACGAAATAGCTGCCTTACATCATATCCCAGTAAAATTAGTGGAATTGAAATTTAAGGGGCTATTTTAA
- a CDS encoding XRE family transcriptional regulator, with the protein MKELRGVETQLNWGSKMGVVRETVSKYETGRSKVPADISRKVMEKSDDPRLAMAIQYEYTGTGPVLLNGPNVDLHRCSVREKTIEEEEEFLEALKRTNFSKPAHALTPREIEDIKKAIEEGIEAETAKKMWLMRAIEYVGMSYSEAYAEHYADLRQKGFIL; encoded by the coding sequence ATGAAAGAGTTGAGAGGTGTTGAGACTCAGTTGAATTGGGGCTCGAAAATGGGTGTTGTACGTGAAACCGTATCGAAGTATGAGACAGGACGTTCGAAAGTACCAGCGGACATAAGCCGTAAAGTAATGGAAAAATCAGATGATCCAAGGCTTGCGATGGCTATCCAATATGAATATACAGGAACAGGCCCAGTGTTGCTCAACGGTCCGAATGTTGATCTTCATCGTTGTAGTGTGAGAGAAAAAACAATTGAAGAGGAGGAAGAATTTTTAGAAGCTCTTAAACGCACTAATTTCTCTAAACCAGCCCATGCATTAACTCCTCGTGAAATAGAAGATATTAAAAAAGCTATCGAGGAAGGTATAGAGGCTGAAACAGCCAAGAAAATGTGGCTTATGAGAGCTATTGAGTATGTTGGAATGAGTTATTCGGAAGCCTATGCTGAACATTATGCAGATTTGAGACAGAAGGGATTTATTTTATGA
- a CDS encoding DnaA ATPase domain-containing protein, protein MKRMGDRMAAVMEELKARSQLCSETTVVEEPNYNCPKCKDTGSYLVRKKNGYYIRGVEVEQDYYVECECSKMFKINRLIKSSAITEEFQKMSFKNFTTDDVHPKVVEMKSKANQYYAAFDDIRDFRQNSIMLIGQPGCGKTHLLTAISNYLMHAKQVPVLYFPYKDGMNNIAANNFERKNEIMDRMKEVDVLFIDDLFKPIGGKFDVKPWQTEVIFEVVNYRYLNNKPLLISSELSLDDMLYIDEALTSRLFEMAQDFTVTIPKDMKVNYRLRKVFEHR, encoded by the coding sequence ATGAAAAGAATGGGCGACAGAATGGCAGCAGTCATGGAGGAGCTAAAGGCCAGAAGCCAATTGTGTTCGGAGACTACAGTAGTTGAGGAACCTAACTATAACTGTCCAAAGTGTAAGGATACTGGCAGTTACTTAGTCCGAAAAAAGAATGGCTACTATATCAGAGGCGTTGAAGTTGAGCAGGACTACTATGTCGAATGCGAATGTAGCAAGATGTTCAAGATAAATAGGCTCATTAAATCTAGTGCCATTACAGAAGAGTTTCAGAAAATGAGCTTCAAAAACTTCACGACTGATGACGTCCATCCAAAAGTCGTTGAAATGAAAAGCAAGGCAAATCAGTATTATGCAGCCTTTGATGATATTAGAGATTTCAGGCAGAACAGCATCATGCTTATTGGACAACCAGGTTGCGGAAAGACGCATCTATTGACCGCCATTTCTAACTACCTGATGCATGCAAAGCAAGTGCCTGTTCTTTACTTTCCATATAAAGATGGCATGAACAATATCGCTGCTAATAACTTTGAGCGTAAAAACGAAATTATGGATCGGATGAAAGAGGTTGATGTCCTATTCATAGACGATTTATTCAAGCCAATTGGTGGCAAATTCGATGTGAAACCGTGGCAGACAGAGGTCATCTTTGAAGTGGTCAACTATCGCTATCTGAACAACAAGCCGTTATTAATATCCAGCGAATTGTCTCTGGACGACATGCTTTATATTGACGAGGCGCTTACTAGTAGGCTGTTTGAAATGGCTCAAGATTTCACGGTAACGATTCCAAAGGACATGAAAGTGAACTACCGATTACGCAAGGTATTTGAACATAGATAG
- the folK gene encoding 2-amino-4-hydroxy-6-hydroxymethyldihydropteridine diphosphokinase: protein MNDVYISIGTNIGERYANLQRAIELLMEKEGLEVIRVSSIYETAAVGFTDQADFLNIAVHVRTSSSSCEMLKICQSVENELGRVREFRWGPRIIDLDILLYNHENIETESLLVPHPRMYERAFVLVPLIEITPTPSGEQLQRAHTTLQQMNLQEEGVTLWKRSADTRLMPSMK from the coding sequence ATGAATGACGTATATATATCGATTGGTACAAATATTGGTGAACGTTATGCCAACCTTCAGCGTGCAATCGAACTTTTAATGGAAAAAGAAGGGCTAGAAGTTATTCGGGTTTCTTCTATCTATGAAACAGCGGCTGTAGGTTTTACTGACCAAGCAGATTTTTTAAATATCGCGGTTCATGTTAGAACAAGTAGTTCATCTTGTGAAATGCTAAAGATTTGTCAGTCGGTAGAGAACGAGTTAGGTCGTGTTCGGGAGTTTCGATGGGGGCCTCGAATCATCGACCTTGACATTCTACTCTACAATCACGAAAATATTGAAACAGAGAGCTTACTTGTGCCACATCCAAGAATGTATGAACGAGCTTTTGTGTTAGTACCATTAATAGAAATTACGCCTACTCCATCTGGAGAGCAATTACAAAGAGCACACACAACCCTGCAACAGATGAATTTGCAAGAGGAAGGCGTAACACTATGGAAGCGATCGGCGGATACGAGATTGATGCCGTCTATGAAATAA
- a CDS encoding YqaJ viral recombinase family nuclease, translated as MVLAKITTADMSRDEWLDARRSGIGGSDAGTIMGFNPYKSAYQLFLEKTGQFYEKIENEAIHFGNKFENLVAEEFAERTGKKVRRMNKMLVHPEHDFMLANLDRVVVGERAVLECKTANEYLKGEWEGEEIPASYLCQVHHYLAVTGFEKAYIAVLVGGSTFIWKEIERDEEFIQILIAREKDFWENHVLKNIAPPIDGSDATNDLIKKMYPQDDGTAIMLTKDDDVLLDAIDSISSEIRALEQQKQEYENQLKLKLENAVEGHTPRHKVTFKTIVTNRVDSKRLKAEAPEIYEKYKKPSSSRRFNYKKLEAN; from the coding sequence ATGGTATTGGCAAAAATTACGACTGCAGATATGAGTCGTGACGAGTGGTTAGACGCTCGTCGCTCTGGTATCGGTGGGTCAGATGCAGGAACAATTATGGGGTTTAATCCATATAAAAGTGCTTACCAACTATTTTTAGAAAAGACAGGTCAGTTTTACGAGAAGATTGAAAATGAAGCTATTCATTTCGGAAATAAGTTTGAGAATTTAGTTGCTGAAGAATTTGCAGAACGTACAGGTAAAAAAGTGAGACGTATGAACAAAATGTTGGTTCATCCAGAACACGATTTTATGTTGGCTAATCTAGATCGCGTAGTCGTTGGTGAGCGAGCTGTACTTGAATGTAAAACAGCTAATGAGTATTTAAAAGGTGAATGGGAAGGTGAAGAAATACCAGCGAGCTATCTATGCCAAGTCCATCATTATCTAGCTGTTACAGGCTTCGAAAAGGCATATATTGCTGTGTTAGTTGGTGGTAGTACATTTATTTGGAAAGAAATCGAACGTGACGAGGAATTTATACAGATTCTCATTGCACGTGAAAAAGACTTTTGGGAAAACCATGTTCTGAAGAATATTGCTCCACCTATTGATGGCTCGGATGCAACGAATGACTTAATCAAAAAGATGTACCCACAAGATGATGGTACGGCCATCATGCTTACAAAGGATGATGATGTACTACTGGATGCTATTGATTCCATTTCAAGCGAAATTAGGGCATTAGAGCAACAAAAGCAAGAGTATGAGAATCAGTTAAAACTAAAGCTCGAAAACGCTGTAGAAGGACATACACCACGTCACAAAGTGACGTTTAAAACGATTGTTACTAATCGTGTAGATAGTAAGCGTTTAAAAGCAGAAGCACCTGAAATTTATGAGAAATACAAGAAACCATCATCATCTAGACGATTCAACTATAAAAAATTGGAGGCAAATTAA
- a CDS encoding helix-turn-helix domain-containing protein: protein MKLHERIRRYIESNGLKMNYVADKSSIELKRFYRVINGDSILSADEYERICLGLDVELNFFKEKFLVSKNKTA from the coding sequence ATGAAACTACACGAAAGAATTCGTCGGTATATAGAGAGCAACGGTTTAAAAATGAACTATGTTGCTGATAAGTCATCCATTGAATTAAAAAGGTTCTACCGAGTTATAAATGGTGATTCAATCTTGTCGGCGGATGAGTATGAGCGAATTTGTCTTGGCTTAGATGTAGAATTAAATTTTTTTAAAGAAAAATTCTTAGTTTCTAAGAATAAAACGGCGTAA
- a CDS encoding Rha family transcriptional regulator — translation MNLVIIQNRQAVTTSLQVAESFEKRHDNVLREIEGLLKIEEAQNYFHEGTYEHPQNKQQYRMFYMNRDGFTLLAMGFTGQKAMQFKLKYIQAFNEMERQLTQPTTAELIAMMAQQGVEQERRLNAVEEKQLQLETKQDNIAEIIALNPTEWRKKVTNLINKIALSRGGFEAYRNVRNESYQILEERGRCKLDIRLSNRRKEMALNGISKSKLDKVTKLDVIAEDARLTEIYLAIVKEMAIKHQIKVEGLGA, via the coding sequence ATGAATCTAGTAATCATTCAAAACAGACAAGCTGTAACTACATCATTACAGGTAGCAGAATCGTTCGAAAAGCGTCATGACAATGTTTTACGCGAAATCGAGGGTCTCCTCAAAATTGAGGAAGCCCAAAATTACTTCCATGAAGGAACCTATGAGCATCCACAAAACAAACAGCAATATCGTATGTTTTACATGAATCGAGACGGTTTCACTTTACTCGCAATGGGCTTTACAGGTCAAAAAGCAATGCAATTCAAATTGAAATACATCCAAGCATTTAATGAAATGGAACGTCAATTAACACAACCAACAACCGCTGAATTAATCGCCATGATGGCACAACAGGGTGTTGAACAAGAACGCCGATTAAACGCAGTAGAAGAAAAGCAACTTCAATTAGAAACAAAACAGGATAATATTGCTGAAATTATTGCACTTAACCCTACTGAATGGCGCAAGAAGGTTACAAATCTTATTAATAAGATAGCTCTTTCACGCGGCGGATTCGAAGCATATCGAAATGTTCGCAACGAAAGTTATCAAATTCTAGAAGAACGTGGTCGCTGTAAACTTGATATCCGTTTAAGTAATCGAAGAAAAGAAATGGCTTTGAACGGCATTTCTAAATCTAAGCTGGATAAAGTAACAAAGCTTGATGTTATTGCAGAAGATGCAAGATTAACCGAAATCTACTTAGCGATTGTTAAAGAGATGGCTATTAAGCATCAAATCAAAGTAGAAGGGTTGGGAGCCTAA
- the folB gene encoding dihydroneopterin aldolase yields MDYIHLKDMQFYGYHGVLAAETTLGQRFRANVSLAVDMTKAGDTDDLTYTVNYAEVYALCRDIVEGEPFKLIEALVAKIANSILSAYPDKVKGVRVELIKPDPPIHGYYKEVSVEITRGDF; encoded by the coding sequence ATGGACTATATTCATTTAAAGGACATGCAGTTTTATGGCTATCATGGTGTTTTAGCAGCAGAAACAACACTGGGCCAACGCTTTCGCGCCAATGTTTCATTAGCGGTTGATATGACTAAAGCGGGTGACACAGATGATTTAACGTATACTGTGAATTATGCTGAAGTGTATGCGCTTTGTCGTGATATCGTTGAGGGCGAGCCTTTTAAACTAATTGAAGCTCTTGTTGCGAAAATCGCTAATAGTATACTCTCTGCATATCCTGACAAGGTCAAAGGTGTACGAGTTGAGCTCATTAAACCAGATCCACCGATACATGGTTATTACAAAGAAGTTTCAGTTGAGATAACTAGAGGTGACTTCTAA
- a CDS encoding helix-turn-helix domain-containing protein → MIKLRFRVWCAARNLKASDVHRMTGIPYPTLRDLYYGRSKSIKINDLDTLCTVLKCDISDIIQHEKA, encoded by the coding sequence ATGATTAAATTACGTTTCAGGGTATGGTGTGCTGCACGCAATTTAAAAGCTAGTGATGTTCATAGGATGACTGGTATCCCATATCCAACATTAAGAGATTTATATTATGGGCGTTCGAAAAGTATAAAAATCAATGATTTAGATACTTTATGCACGGTTTTAAAATGTGATATCAGCGATATTATACAGCACGAAAAAGCTTAA